From Triticum urartu cultivar G1812 chromosome 2, Tu2.1, whole genome shotgun sequence, a single genomic window includes:
- the LOC125540694 gene encoding uncharacterized protein LOC125540694 — protein MASGAQMKMVAVGMMLAVLFIAAANAEPAPAETCIDKTEKVGLVTDCICSKNCACAGKCILEGRDGGEIQKCFVECVLKNDCNCNAKHHSAAAPQ, from the coding sequence ATGGCTTCTGGTGCTCAGATGAAGATGGTTGCCGTCGGCATGATGCTGGCCGTCCTGTTCATCGCTGCAGCTAATGCAGAACCAGCGCCTGCAGAAACTTGCATCGACAAGACCGAAAAAGTTGGTCTTGTCACTGACTGCATCTGCTCCAAGAACTGTGCTTGTGCAGGAAAGTGCATCTTAGAAGGCCGCGATGGTGGCGAAATCCAGAAGTGCTTTGTCGAATGCGTGCTGAAAAACGACTGCAACTGCAATGCTAAGCACCACAGCGCCGCAGCCCCTCAGTAA